The DNA window atcaatttcatCATAAGAAATAAGGTAAATAAATTTGAGAACATAATCAAGGGAGAAATAGTTTACGTGTAGCATAAGTTGTTGGTGAGAGACTGAATTTCATCAGCAGTGAAATTGTTCTCATCCCATAAGACATGGTAGTGAGCTGGTCTACTTGTACCCTGTAGAAAATTCAATCACAATCTAAATGTAAATGTAAATACTAATATCATAATCATAATGTAACATCATATAAACATAATGATACCTGAATTCCAGCATGACTGCATAAATAGAAGTCAAATTCTGTAGGATGACAGATCTTAGAATCAACCACAGTACCTACATTAATTAACCAATCAAAAGCTTGTGAGTAATCCAAATCCTTTTCTCATTGAATTGAAAAAAGAATAATACTTACCAGGTAAGATATTGCCACTCTTGTCAGTGCTATTTCTATCATCATGATTGCTTGAGAAGAGTCTAGTATGATGACGTTTTTGAACCACAACAAATGTTACTGGAGGTTGGTAACTTGGTTCCAAAGATGCACAAGCCTGCACATTGCGATaattttaaggtttagggtttagagtttagggtttaagtaTATCAGATGAAGTTGTATTTAATCCTGATAATACCTTACGAATGGCATCAAGTTCATATAGCAAAACTTGGTAGAATTGTCCTTCGCTTACCCCGTCCCTATAAATAATTGAACTTACTCCTTAGTCTAACTTCCTCTGCAAGAAAAGTTCATTACACATTTACTATATACAAGAAAGGATCCAACTAATTACCTGTAAAATATTATCCTCAGTGGTTTTTGTCCAGTTGCCTTCTTAAATGAGAGTAAGAGCTCTCTGCATTATCAACAaatagtataataaatacaagaACCAAGTAAACAATGTTTAATCTAAGAAGTAAGcagcataaaatttttttctaactaAATGCCATTCTGAAGATGCTTTATGAGAGCTGCTATTTTAAGTACCTGATCATGCCACCATAAACTACACCATGATGAGGATCTTTCCAGCATTTAAAAAGATCTTGTATGAGTTCTTCCCGATGAGGCTGCGCGCAAACCAATCCTGCGTACTTTGTTACTTCTGGCCAGTCCTGTGAGGCTACAACCTGAACAACAACAGTAATCAGAACAGGATCAGACTTCAAACATGGGGCCAGCTATGAAAATTATAATAGGCAACAATCACTTACAGCAGCAATGGAAGGACAAGAGTCCTCTCCGGATTCTGGATGAGTTACATCAGCTCCAAATATTATTGTTGGAATGTCACTAACCAATGGGATCCTCCAACTTAAAGCATCCAAAAGCACTGTGTTCCTTCCTCCCATCTAAAAGTATCAATGAtgtatttatttaagaaaatgaagattaaagaaaaattcaaatcaaaagaAGGTTGAGGGATCTAAGTGAATGAACCTTGACATTGATTTTGAGTGCAACATTTGCCAAGTACTGTCTATTAATCTTGAATACATGCTTTGTAAGACAACACTGAGAAATCAACCCAAGATCAGTTTCGCAGATTCTTTTGAGATCACCTGAATCAAGAAAATATACATGTTTAGTGAAACCATGAATAGATCACTATAGATGATACTGAATATATTGGATTGGAGTGAGAATGATATTATATTTATACCATATAGAGAGCCATTGTTGTCTGGAAGAATTGCAATAAGCAACTCTAGCTCCTTGCCACCAAGATTTTCTAGAGAAGCTGAATGTACATACTTCAAAGCCTTCTTAACTAGATCAGGTTTTGCTGAATATACAGGAATCACAGGGTCCTGGCTAAATTCCTTTGAAAAGGGATAAATTCAATCAAATATTGCAAAAATTGTACATGATGTGATGCTATTGAAAATAATCTCCAATGTATAAAATTTGAAACTTTACCATGCCTGAGATTTGGCACATCTGAACTAACTGTTGGCAAAATCCACGAGCTGTGCTTTCTTGAACACTTCTTGAGAAATTGATACATGCCCAGTATCTTACAGTGCTTCCATTTATTACTTTCTGCATTCAAAATAACCACAGTTACAATCCTATTATGACTAATCTTTATGTCTGAACTCTGAAAACTCACCTTGTTCATCATATTCCACTGACCAACTTGTGGCAAGTACTCTTTCTCTCTTCCAGTGTCATGATATTTCAACTAGAAAGAAAACAATAGCCAAAATGACCTATTAGAAGAtttcaaaaaacaaacaaaaatacacATTATCAATTTAAGCATAAGAATTGGTTAATTAGTACCCATGGAGCAGGAAGAACCCGAGCATCAACTGATGTAAGCTTGCTGTCTACACTTATACCAAACTCTTTCGCATACGGATTATATTCATAAtcattttcttgaattgtctgcaaCCATATTCATAACAAGTCCTACATTAATTTAAGCCAAACTACACCCTTAAATGACTAAGAAGAACAATTTCAATCCAATGATGGAAAACAAGAGCATATGTCTTAAAGTTAGGACAGTGCCAAGTAGGTGTTTACAAGATATTCATAAAACATTTATCATGCAAATTCAGTTTACCATAAACTCTGACTCCAAGAAACAAATTAATAAAGAGAAGGGAGGGTgatgtgaatgaagaatccatGAGAATGACCTGAAGAATATCTGTCTCTTGTTCGCGTGGTCTCTGGCATGAGACCTTCAAGAGAGAAGTTATCTGCTTTTCGTTTAGCCCTTTTGTATACCTCTGGCCTCCAACTATCTTGCATGCCTATAACAACAACCATTCACATGGCATTCTTTCTTTGTAGAATATAGTGGCATTAACAAAATTGGTCTTTGTTTTTTCGAATAAATCGAATCAATTAAGAGCTTATTACCTCCATTGGCAAATAGTTCACCTTCTTTTGGCTTCCTACTTGAAGACAAGGTAGATGAGGATACTTGATTGTGTATCCATACATTTCTTGAAAATAATCAACCACTGATTTCATGTTCATTTTCTCATCAAGAGGGAAGCTGTTATCAAAAAGGAATCCTTTACTGATAtctaaattaaagaataaaaattgtaAACAGTACAAGAAAAGTGTTGTTCAGAACAATACTTAAGCTCCCTTGTTGGCTGTGATGTCAATCCTGATATCCTGTACTTCCTTCTAAAACTCCCTCTATGTGTAACTTCAACTTTTACACCTCTTAGGGCCTTCTTAATCTGCTCCAATCACGACACCACAAAGATTTCACattattttgaagaaaaagggacttgattattgaaatataatagTAACAATCAGCATCTTAGTTACCTTGACACGATCTGCATCCGACAATGGCTTTGAGTGCACATCTTTTCCCAAAATTTGAGCAACAAAGTCAATCACAGGGAGTGGCTCAATAAACGCCATTGATGACATGTCTAAAAGTACATAAGAATACATAAGGAATTAAAAGTGGTAGTTATTTaagaatcataaaaaaaaacgaAGTTAGAATGAAACTGACCAATATTAAGTGATAAACCCATCTGGGTAGGCCTTATACTTTGGTAGAATCCACGCCATGATTCTAAGCCACCACCAAGCTGCTGTGGTTTTCTAAAATCAGGAGAATACAGAAACCTCCCAATGGACACGTAACTAAATATGAAGAACAATGATGGCATGAGAAACACAAGA is part of the Arachis duranensis cultivar V14167 chromosome 1, aradu.V14167.gnm2.J7QH, whole genome shotgun sequence genome and encodes:
- the LOC107469582 gene encoding LOW QUALITY PROTEIN: protein argonaute PNH1-like (The sequence of the model RefSeq protein was modified relative to this genomic sequence to represent the inferred CDS: deleted 1 base in 1 codon; substituted 2 bases at 2 genomic stop codons) — its product is MKDPKEDEEKSRRVVEKSTELRRRGRRRNKQCSKADRLQEKGFDSQLVSSTCSKNLVFAARPGYGHLGTKCVVKANHFLADISASDLSHYTVKIIPEVRCRKTSKAIIAELVRVHKNTDLGMRLPVYDGGRNLYTAAMLPFTYKEFTILLTEDDESIGTTRXVYYSSYYILXYNIILILMHQLRELLSGKQVDTPQEALTVIDIVLRELAAQSYVSIGRFLYSPDFRKPQQLGGGLESWRGFYQSIRPTQMGLSLNIDMSSMAFIEPLPVIDFVAQILGKDVHSKPLSDADRVKIKKALRGVKVEVTHRGSFRRKYRISGLTSQPTRELNFPLDEKMNMKSVVDYFQEMYGYTIKYPHLPCLQVGSQKKVNYLPMEACKIVGGQRYTKGLNEKQITSLLKVSCQRPREQETDILQTIQENDYEYNPYAKEFGISVDSKLTSVDARVLPAPWLKYHDTGREKEYLPQVGQWNMMNKKVINGSTVRYWACINFSRSVQESTARGFCQQLVQMCQISGMEFSQDPVIPVYSAKPDLVKKALKYVHSASLENLGGKELELLIAILPDNNGSLYGDLKRICETDLGLISQCCLTKHVFKINRQYLANVALKINVKMGGRNTVLLDALSWRIPLVSDIPTIIFGADVTHPESGEDSCPSIAAVVASQDWPEVTKYAGLVCAQPHREELIQDLFKCWKDPHHGVVYGGMIRELLLSFKKATGQKPLRIIFYRDGVSEGQFYQVLLYELDAIRKACASLEPSYQPPVTFVVVQKRHHTRLFSSNHDDRNSTDKSGNILPGTVVDSKICHPTEFDFYLCSHAGIQGTSRPAHYHVLWDENNFTADEIQSLTNNLCYTYARCTRSVSVVPPAYYAHLAAYRARFYMEPGATEISKARGARSKDGSVRPLPALKEKVKNVMFYC